The proteins below come from a single Chryseobacterium sp. MA9 genomic window:
- a CDS encoding CusA/CzcA family heavy metal efflux RND transporter, whose product MLDKIIKFSIKNKVIIGLMTLILIIWGTWSATRLPIDAVPDITNNQVQIITVCPTLAGQEVEQLVTFPIEQSIANVPDIQETRSISRFGLSVITVVFKENVDVYFARQLINEQLKNAVEEIPKGVGTPELAPVSTGLGEVYQYILHPKKGSEKKYDAKELRTMQDWIVRRQLNGTPGVAEINSFGGELKQYEVAIDPNRLKAMGTSITEIFTALEKNNQNTGGAYIDKKPNAYFIRGIGLVTSLEDIKNIAVKNETGSVPIFIKDVADVRLGSAVRYGALTYDGKVDAVGGVVMMLKGANSNEVVSNIKAKIPTIQKSLPDDVIIEPFLDRTDLVDRAINTVQKNLIEGALIVIFVLVIFLGNLRAGLIVASAIPLSLLFALGMMNVFGVSANLMSLGAIDFGLIVDGAVIIVEATLHHLGVRKSVRALTQSEMDEEVFLSASKIRSSAAFGEIIILIVYIPILTLAGVEGKMFTPMAKTVGFAILGALILSLTYIPMMSALFLSKKISHKETFSDKMMNRLQKIYQPLLQKAIKVKYIIVSATAVVFLISAFIFKNMGGEFIPQLQEGDFAFHCILPQGSSLSQSIETSMQASRLIKQFDEVKMVVGKTGSAEVPTDPMPPEATDMIVVLKPQSEWKTKKSYNELADEISEKLETIPGVFFEKNQPIQMRFNELMTGIRQDVAVKIFGENLDSLTIYADKVGKIIQTVDGATAPQIERVSGLPQINVQYDRTRIANYGLNIEDVNNAVSTAFAGKAAGQVFENERRFDLVVRLDSLHRTDISDVNNLMITSNTGTQIPLSQVANISYKLGPAQISREQGKRRIVIGFNVKDRDVESVVKDIQAKLNKVKLPSGYYFTYGGQFENLQEASKRLMIAVPVSLLLIFMLLYFTFRSFKQAALIFTAIPMSAIGGVFALLVRDMPFSISAGIGFIALFGVAVLNGIVLIGTFNQLEKDGETDILKRVFEGTKTRLRPVLMTATVASLGFLPMAISTGAGAEVQKPLATVVIGGLVTATFLTLFVLPMLYIIFNTKILKRKNNNAGTITAVLVLGFMMLGQTFKAQSRPISVEQAVEQAVNNNLTLQSKDLSIKSAEALGATAKELPKLSFEAQLGQYNSPKFDQSFAISQSIPFPTLFKARKDLINENIKSKQIDKEITANELIKQVRTYYYQIEYLQYNKAQLTSLDKYYEEFIRIATVRFKAGDIKKIEISTAETQKGEIDLLLRQNEVYLNNAYKNLKTLMNTSEDLEVPFNKDYAPLKAENVLDSAVVANNPTVKAFYQEMEIAEKNKKIEKSLGLPDFSLGYTNQSLIGLHTINGQENFYNSGKRFQSATVGVAIPLTFGATKARIQALEYEKQVAETNAKMQKQQLAAQLENVFSQYQQDLQQYDYYTSQALPNAEKIVKAAQLGYKTGEISYVEYLFALQTATNIQLKYLESIQQVNQSVVTINSIINK is encoded by the coding sequence GTGTTAGATAAAATCATAAAATTCAGTATCAAAAATAAAGTTATCATTGGGTTGATGACTCTGATACTGATTATCTGGGGAACGTGGAGTGCCACCAGATTACCAATAGATGCTGTACCGGATATCACCAACAATCAGGTGCAAATCATTACCGTATGTCCTACATTGGCGGGGCAGGAAGTGGAACAGTTGGTTACCTTTCCTATTGAACAGAGCATTGCCAATGTTCCCGATATTCAGGAAACAAGAAGTATTTCAAGATTCGGACTGTCTGTGATTACAGTGGTATTCAAAGAAAATGTAGATGTTTACTTTGCAAGACAGCTCATTAATGAACAGCTGAAAAATGCAGTGGAAGAGATTCCAAAAGGAGTAGGAACTCCCGAGTTAGCTCCTGTAAGTACAGGTCTTGGAGAAGTATATCAGTACATTCTTCACCCTAAAAAAGGGAGCGAGAAGAAATACGATGCCAAAGAACTCAGAACCATGCAGGACTGGATCGTTCGTAGACAACTGAACGGAACTCCCGGAGTTGCGGAGATCAACAGTTTTGGTGGGGAATTAAAACAGTATGAAGTGGCCATTGATCCCAACCGTTTAAAAGCAATGGGAACAAGCATCACGGAAATATTTACTGCCCTTGAAAAAAACAATCAGAATACAGGAGGAGCTTATATTGATAAAAAGCCCAATGCCTATTTTATCCGCGGAATTGGCCTGGTTACCTCTTTGGAAGATATTAAAAACATTGCAGTTAAAAACGAAACCGGAAGCGTTCCGATTTTTATAAAAGACGTTGCTGATGTTCGTTTAGGAAGCGCCGTTCGTTATGGGGCATTGACGTATGACGGGAAAGTAGATGCTGTAGGTGGAGTCGTGATGATGCTCAAAGGAGCAAACAGTAATGAAGTGGTCAGCAATATCAAAGCAAAAATTCCAACCATTCAGAAATCTCTTCCCGATGATGTCATTATAGAACCGTTTCTGGATAGAACAGACCTGGTAGACAGAGCCATCAATACCGTACAGAAAAACCTCATCGAAGGAGCATTGATCGTTATTTTCGTTCTAGTAATTTTCTTGGGAAATCTGAGAGCTGGACTTATCGTTGCTTCGGCCATTCCACTTTCTTTACTGTTTGCATTGGGAATGATGAATGTTTTCGGAGTAAGTGCGAATCTGATGAGCCTTGGAGCCATAGACTTCGGATTGATTGTGGATGGAGCAGTTATCATTGTAGAAGCTACATTACACCATTTAGGAGTAAGGAAATCTGTCCGTGCCCTGACGCAGTCGGAAATGGATGAAGAAGTTTTCCTTTCCGCATCAAAGATCAGAAGCAGTGCTGCTTTCGGAGAAATCATCATCCTTATCGTATACATCCCAATTCTTACCCTGGCAGGTGTAGAAGGTAAAATGTTTACCCCAATGGCAAAAACAGTAGGATTCGCTATTCTGGGAGCTTTGATTTTATCCCTGACCTATATTCCGATGATGAGCGCCTTGTTTTTATCTAAGAAAATATCACACAAAGAAACTTTTTCTGATAAAATGATGAACCGCCTTCAAAAGATATATCAGCCATTATTACAGAAAGCTATCAAAGTAAAATATATAATTGTTTCTGCTACAGCTGTTGTTTTTCTGATTTCCGCTTTTATTTTTAAAAATATGGGTGGTGAATTTATTCCGCAGCTGCAGGAAGGAGATTTTGCATTTCACTGTATTTTACCACAGGGGAGTTCACTCAGTCAGAGTATAGAAACTTCTATGCAGGCATCAAGATTGATCAAACAGTTTGATGAGGTGAAAATGGTAGTCGGGAAAACTGGTTCTGCTGAGGTTCCTACAGATCCCATGCCTCCTGAAGCTACTGATATGATTGTGGTATTGAAACCACAAAGTGAATGGAAAACCAAAAAATCATACAATGAGCTAGCCGATGAGATCAGCGAAAAATTAGAAACGATTCCTGGAGTTTTTTTTGAGAAAAATCAACCTATTCAGATGCGTTTCAATGAGCTGATGACCGGGATCAGACAGGATGTAGCAGTAAAAATATTTGGAGAAAACCTGGATTCTTTAACGATATATGCAGATAAGGTTGGAAAAATCATTCAGACAGTGGATGGAGCGACAGCCCCACAGATTGAAAGAGTCAGTGGTCTTCCGCAGATTAATGTTCAGTATGACAGAACGAGAATTGCCAATTATGGATTGAATATTGAAGATGTTAACAATGCAGTAAGTACAGCCTTTGCAGGAAAAGCTGCCGGACAGGTTTTTGAGAATGAAAGACGTTTTGATCTGGTCGTCCGCCTGGACAGTCTTCACAGAACGGATATTTCAGATGTGAATAACCTGATGATTACTTCCAATACAGGAACCCAGATTCCATTATCACAGGTGGCTAATATTAGTTATAAATTAGGACCCGCACAGATCAGCCGTGAACAGGGAAAACGTAGAATCGTTATTGGATTCAACGTAAAAGATCGTGATGTGGAAAGTGTGGTGAAAGATATTCAGGCAAAACTTAATAAAGTGAAACTTCCTTCAGGATATTACTTTACTTACGGAGGTCAGTTTGAAAATCTACAGGAAGCAAGCAAACGTCTGATGATAGCCGTTCCGGTGTCATTGCTTCTTATTTTTATGCTCTTGTATTTTACCTTCCGCTCGTTCAAACAGGCTGCATTGATTTTTACAGCGATTCCTATGAGTGCCATTGGCGGTGTATTTGCGCTTTTAGTGAGAGATATGCCGTTCAGTATCAGTGCCGGGATCGGATTTATTGCTCTTTTTGGAGTGGCAGTTCTTAACGGAATTGTTTTGATAGGAACATTCAACCAATTGGAAAAAGATGGTGAAACCGATATCCTGAAAAGAGTATTTGAAGGAACAAAAACGAGATTAAGACCTGTATTAATGACAGCTACAGTAGCTTCATTAGGATTTTTGCCAATGGCTATTTCCACCGGAGCGGGAGCAGAAGTACAGAAACCTTTAGCTACAGTAGTGATTGGTGGGCTGGTAACTGCAACATTCCTTACGCTGTTCGTTTTGCCAATGCTGTATATCATTTTTAACACAAAGATTTTGAAAAGAAAAAATAATAACGCGGGAACAATTACTGCTGTTCTTGTTTTAGGCTTCATGATGTTGGGACAGACTTTTAAAGCACAGTCCAGACCGATTTCTGTAGAACAGGCGGTAGAGCAGGCCGTGAATAATAATTTAACCTTGCAGTCAAAAGACTTAAGCATTAAGTCCGCTGAAGCATTAGGAGCAACTGCGAAAGAACTCCCGAAATTAAGCTTTGAAGCCCAGCTTGGACAGTACAACAGTCCAAAGTTTGATCAGTCGTTTGCTATCTCACAAAGTATTCCTTTTCCAACGCTTTTTAAAGCAAGAAAAGACTTAATCAATGAGAATATTAAAAGCAAGCAGATAGATAAGGAAATTACAGCCAATGAGCTGATAAAACAGGTGCGTACCTATTATTATCAGATTGAATATCTTCAGTATAATAAAGCTCAGCTGACCAGTCTGGATAAATACTATGAAGAATTCATCAGAATTGCAACCGTCAGATTCAAAGCAGGTGATATCAAAAAGATTGAAATCAGTACTGCGGAAACCCAAAAAGGAGAAATTGATCTGCTGCTCAGACAGAATGAAGTCTATTTGAATAATGCTTATAAGAATTTAAAGACTCTTATGAACACTTCAGAAGATCTTGAAGTTCCATTTAACAAAGATTATGCTCCTTTAAAAGCAGAAAATGTACTCGACAGTGCAGTAGTTGCCAACAATCCTACGGTAAAAGCTTTTTATCAGGAAATGGAGATTGCAGAAAAAAACAAGAAAATTGAAAAGTCTCTTGGACTGCCTGATTTTAGTTTAGGATATACCAACCAATCTTTGATAGGTCTTCATACCATCAATGGACAGGAGAATTTTTATAACTCAGGGAAACGTTTTCAGTCGGCAACAGTAGGAGTGGCTATTCCATTGACATTTGGGGCAACAAAAGCGAGAATTCAGGCATTGGAATATGAAAAGCAAGTAGCTGAAACCAATGCTAAAATGCAGAAGCAGCAGCTTGCTGCCCAGTTGGAGAATGTTTTCAGCCAGTATCAGCAGGACTTACAACAGTATGATTACTATACAAGTCAGGCACTGCCGAACGCAGAGAAAATTGTAAAAGCAGCTCAGCTTGGATATAAAACAGGAGAGATTTCTTATGTGGAATATCTTTTTGCGCTGCAGACTGCTACAAATATCCAGTTGAAATATCTGGAATCTATCCAGCAGGTGAACCAATCTGTAGTTACTATTAATTCAATTATAAACAAATAA
- a CDS encoding efflux RND transporter periplasmic adaptor subunit: protein MKLKYNIIPLILISILLTSCGKKEASEEKAPEKTEQKEQAHEEAPQTIASLTEEQMKSVGVALGTVEMKELTSTIKANGLLSVPNSNKATITSLYGGIIKTINIQVGSIVKKGQVIATIANPEYIQLQEDYLTTNSRITYAEQEYRRQKELFNNDAGAKKNLQSADAELKTLRTKRASLLKQLQMMGISPGKVSNGNMKSGLVITAPISGTISSITAQIGSYVDISSPVATVIDNGSIHLDLQVFEKDLPKMRVGQIVHFKLTNNPETEYDARIYSIGSSFENESKTISMHCEVIGNKSGLIDGMNITGIVSLDKSTTPAVPTEAIVEADGKYYVFIQTDKKVEEEHEEKGKPHPKTLNFEKIEIVKGTSDMGYTAITPVGNIPDNAKIVVKGAFFVNAKLVNSGEHEH from the coding sequence ATGAAACTCAAATATAATATCATCCCTCTTATCCTGATCTCAATCTTACTAACAAGCTGTGGAAAAAAAGAAGCTTCGGAAGAAAAAGCTCCTGAAAAAACAGAACAGAAAGAGCAGGCTCATGAAGAAGCTCCACAAACAATAGCTTCACTCACAGAAGAGCAGATGAAGTCTGTAGGAGTTGCTTTGGGAACCGTAGAAATGAAAGAGCTGACATCCACTATAAAAGCCAACGGTTTGCTGAGTGTACCCAACAGTAATAAAGCAACCATCACTTCTTTATACGGAGGGATCATCAAAACCATCAATATTCAGGTAGGAAGTATCGTGAAAAAAGGGCAGGTCATTGCAACCATCGCCAACCCTGAATATATCCAACTTCAGGAAGATTATCTGACCACAAACAGCAGAATAACCTATGCGGAACAGGAATACAGAAGACAGAAAGAACTTTTTAATAATGATGCAGGTGCCAAGAAAAACCTTCAGAGCGCCGATGCTGAGCTTAAAACCTTAAGAACAAAAAGAGCGTCCTTGTTAAAACAGCTTCAGATGATGGGAATAAGCCCTGGAAAGGTAAGTAACGGAAATATGAAATCCGGTTTGGTTATCACAGCACCCATCAGTGGGACAATCAGTAGTATCACCGCACAGATCGGAAGTTATGTAGATATTTCTTCGCCCGTTGCAACGGTGATTGATAATGGTTCCATTCATCTCGATCTTCAGGTGTTTGAAAAAGACCTCCCTAAAATGAGAGTAGGGCAGATTGTTCATTTTAAACTGACCAACAATCCGGAAACCGAATATGATGCAAGAATTTATAGCATAGGATCTTCTTTTGAAAACGAAAGTAAAACCATCTCCATGCACTGTGAAGTGATCGGGAACAAATCTGGACTGATTGACGGAATGAATATCACCGGAATTGTAAGCCTTGATAAAAGTACAACTCCTGCAGTTCCTACTGAGGCCATTGTGGAAGCCGATGGGAAATACTACGTGTTTATTCAAACCGATAAAAAAGTGGAAGAAGAGCACGAAGAAAAAGGAAAACCACATCCGAAAACCTTAAACTTTGAAAAAATAGAAATAGTGAAAGGAACATCTGATATGGGATATACCGCGATAACTCCGGTTGGAAATATTCCTGACAATGCAAAAATAGTAGTGAAAGGAGCATTTTTCGTGAATGCAAAACTGGTCAATTCAGGAGAACACGAACATTAA
- a CDS encoding bestrophin family protein produces the protein MLLNKKISVWYFIREIKTQILFIGIFAIAIGLLDELPWFRKISLPLNIPALLGTAVSLLLAFRTSQSYERWWEARTVWGAIVNDSRTFVRLIIQFIPAGDDKTIKDFAERQIIWTYALGESLRKLPFSEKVQQYLDKHQIKAANIPNAILDGHSRQLKEIAVSKGLTDFQQMQLNDIITRLCDSMGKCERLKNTVFPRSYSVLVHILIYVFAAILPFGLDDSQLLVEIAITFLVPVTFIAIEKTSIIMQDPFENGPVDTPMTSLAQTIEINIRQMIGEQNVPPKKENTSYYEM, from the coding sequence ATGTTATTAAACAAAAAAATATCAGTCTGGTATTTCATCCGTGAAATAAAAACCCAAATTCTGTTCATCGGAATATTTGCCATAGCCATCGGCCTTTTGGACGAACTGCCATGGTTTCGCAAAATCTCATTGCCTTTGAATATTCCTGCATTGCTGGGAACAGCAGTATCATTGCTGCTGGCTTTCCGTACTTCCCAGTCCTACGAAAGATGGTGGGAAGCCAGAACAGTTTGGGGAGCCATCGTAAATGATTCCCGGACCTTTGTAAGGCTGATTATCCAGTTTATACCTGCAGGAGATGATAAAACAATAAAAGATTTTGCCGAAAGACAGATCATCTGGACCTATGCACTTGGAGAATCTTTGAGAAAGCTGCCGTTTTCTGAAAAAGTTCAGCAATATTTGGATAAACATCAGATCAAAGCAGCCAATATTCCCAACGCAATTCTGGACGGACATTCCAGACAGCTGAAAGAAATTGCAGTTTCTAAAGGATTGACCGATTTCCAACAGATGCAGCTGAATGACATCATCACAAGGCTATGTGACAGTATGGGAAAATGTGAAAGGCTGAAGAATACGGTTTTCCCACGTTCTTACAGTGTTTTAGTTCATATTCTGATCTATGTTTTTGCGGCTATTCTTCCTTTTGGACTTGATGATTCGCAGCTGTTGGTAGAAATTGCGATTACTTTCCTAGTTCCGGTGACATTCATTGCGATTGAAAAAACATCCATCATCATGCAGGACCCGTTTGAAAATGGTCCTGTAGATACTCCGATGACTTCTCTGGCGCAGACCATAGAGATCAATATCAGACAGATGATTGGTGAACAGAATGTTCCTCCTAAAAAAGAAAATACATCTTATTATGAAATGTAA
- a CDS encoding cation diffusion facilitator family transporter — MESTTTQTVSAGSRHKKSLLIVLCLSGTYLIAEVIGGIVTNSLALLADAAHMLTDVVGLLLAFIAIKIGERKADPSRTYGYYRTEILAAVINAVVLLGISIYVLFEAYQRFQNPPEVQSKSMLIVAGIGLIVNIVGMMILRKDSEGSLNMKGAYFEVLSDMLTSVGVMIAGVIMLTTGWYYADPLISAAIGLLIFPRTWKLLKEAVNVLLEGTPKDVDIHELRQSLEKTPGVKGVHDLHVWSLTSSVNAMSAHVVKEGGYSQNQLLKILTDTTVNNFKISHTTFQIEEEGYEENEVHL; from the coding sequence ATGGAAAGCACAACAACACAAACTGTTTCTGCAGGAAGCAGACATAAAAAGAGCCTCCTGATTGTACTCTGCCTTAGCGGAACCTATCTCATTGCTGAGGTAATAGGAGGAATAGTAACCAACAGTCTTGCGCTATTGGCCGATGCAGCTCATATGCTGACCGATGTTGTAGGATTGTTATTGGCATTTATTGCCATCAAAATAGGAGAAAGAAAAGCAGATCCCTCCAGAACATACGGATATTATAGAACAGAAATACTGGCAGCAGTAATTAATGCAGTGGTTTTACTGGGAATTTCGATCTATGTTTTGTTTGAAGCCTATCAGCGGTTTCAGAATCCGCCTGAAGTACAAAGTAAATCAATGCTGATTGTAGCAGGAATAGGCTTGATCGTTAATATTGTTGGAATGATGATTCTGCGAAAAGACTCGGAAGGCAGTCTCAATATGAAAGGCGCTTACTTTGAAGTACTTTCGGATATGCTTACCTCTGTAGGAGTAATGATTGCAGGAGTGATTATGCTCACGACAGGCTGGTATTACGCCGATCCGTTGATTTCAGCTGCAATTGGACTGTTGATCTTCCCAAGAACATGGAAACTGCTGAAAGAAGCCGTTAATGTTCTGCTCGAAGGAACTCCTAAAGATGTGGATATTCATGAACTTCGTCAATCATTGGAGAAAACTCCCGGAGTGAAAGGTGTTCATGATCTGCACGTGTGGTCACTTACCTCCAGTGTCAATGCGATGAGTGCTCATGTAGTAAAAGAGGGCGGATATTCTCAGAATCAATTATTAAAAATATTGACAGATACTACTGTGAATAACTTTAAAATCAGCCATACAACTTTTCAGATAGAAGAGGAAGGCTATGAAGAAAATGAAGTCCATCTGTAA